In a single window of the Nodularia spumigena CCY9414 genome:
- the gorA gene encoding glutathione-disulfide reductase, with product MTFDYDLFVIGTGTGGLAAAKQAASYGVRVAMAEQETIGGTCVNRGCVPKKLIVYAADFAQDNQMANSYGWSKCKRYFDWTLFMKSVHRHIEHINYSYCQQLRNAGIEIIKERAVFVDAHTLDLNGHQVTADKILIAVGGKPNKPQIPGIEYAITSRQMFHLPYLPKRLAIIGGGYIGAEFSSMMHALGCKVTLLERDEMMLSGFDDDIRSGVQQGLSKRGIRIFTNCTAEEITHLDEGWLLKTTGDCAETIAADTILVATGFSANTQNLGLEKAKVEVGKQGEIQVNEYFCTTQENIFAVGDCINRMQLTPVAKAEGMAFANTVFGNNPQTVNYDYVPSAVFSRPEGSGVGMTEAQAREKFGESVKCYCKRFQPLLYQLVEAEEPAMMKLVVDDNSQQVLGAHMLGENAAEIIQTLGVAIRQGITKQDLNETIGIHPTTAEDFLSL from the coding sequence ATGACATTTGATTATGACTTGTTTGTCATCGGTACTGGGACTGGGGGATTAGCAGCAGCAAAACAAGCGGCTAGCTATGGTGTCCGTGTGGCTATGGCTGAACAAGAAACCATTGGTGGTACTTGTGTAAATCGGGGTTGTGTTCCTAAAAAACTGATTGTTTACGCAGCTGACTTTGCTCAGGATAACCAAATGGCAAACAGTTACGGGTGGAGTAAGTGTAAACGGTATTTTGACTGGACACTGTTTATGAAATCCGTACACCGACATATCGAACACATTAACTACTCCTATTGTCAACAGTTACGAAATGCGGGAATTGAAATAATTAAGGAACGTGCTGTTTTTGTTGATGCTCATACTCTAGATTTAAATGGACACCAAGTTACAGCTGATAAAATTTTAATTGCTGTGGGGGGAAAACCTAATAAGCCTCAGATTCCGGGGATAGAATACGCTATTACATCCCGCCAGATGTTTCATTTACCCTATTTACCAAAACGGTTGGCAATTATTGGGGGTGGTTATATTGGTGCTGAATTTTCTAGCATGATGCACGCTTTAGGGTGCAAGGTAACACTGCTGGAAAGAGATGAGATGATGTTATCAGGGTTTGATGATGATATCCGCTCTGGTGTCCAACAGGGTTTAAGTAAACGCGGAATTAGAATTTTTACTAACTGCACTGCTGAAGAAATCACTCACTTAGATGAAGGTTGGCTGTTGAAGACTACTGGGGACTGTGCAGAAACTATTGCCGCAGATACTATCCTCGTGGCTACAGGTTTCAGTGCTAATACTCAAAATCTGGGTTTAGAAAAGGCGAAAGTCGAAGTTGGTAAACAAGGTGAAATTCAAGTAAACGAATACTTCTGTACTACCCAAGAAAATATTTTTGCTGTGGGAGACTGTATCAACCGTATGCAATTAACTCCAGTAGCGAAGGCGGAAGGTATGGCGTTTGCGAATACAGTTTTTGGCAACAACCCCCAAACGGTAAATTACGATTATGTGCCTTCTGCTGTGTTTTCTCGTCCAGAAGGTTCTGGTGTGGGGATGACGGAAGCCCAGGCGCGGGAAAAATTTGGGGAGTCTGTAAAATGCTACTGTAAACGGTTCCAACCTCTTTTGTATCAGCTAGTGGAAGCAGAGGAGCCAGCGATGATGAAGTTGGTGGTAGATGACAATTCGCAACAAGTTTTGGGCGCTCATATGCTGGGTGAAAATGCCGCCGAAATTATTCAAACTTTAGGGGTGGCAATTCGTCAAGGTATTACCAAGCAAGATTTGAATGAAACTATAGGCATTCATCCGACTACAGCAGAAGATTTTTTATCGTTATAA